The following coding sequences are from one uncultured Bacteroides sp. window:
- a CDS encoding DUF5627 domain-containing protein, translating into MKVFKLLSILSIGLLAISCENQKNDFPDYQGGTTVYFAYQDPVRTIVLGEDTYDTTLDNQHKCMIYGTMGGAYKGKDITVDFSVDNTLTDHLYFPNGSPVKPMPSNYYTLAGNKLAYGGDFRGGVEVQLTDAFFEDPKSLENTYVIPLLMTKVTGADSILVGTPSVAGDIPSRTNSLYWRILPKDYVLYCVKYINKYHAYYLRRGVDLITENGVTSTNIRHKESVEKDEVCATKTRSLNSVIFPVSTNLSNGSRITCDLVLTFNDKGECTISSGTAGYQASGTGKYLEKSEKKAWENKDRDGLYLDYQIDFGAKKYATKDTLVWQTRGIKKEYSSPKYKED; encoded by the coding sequence ATGAAAGTTTTTAAACTGTTATCGATTTTATCGATAGGATTATTAGCTATATCTTGTGAAAATCAGAAAAATGATTTTCCAGATTATCAAGGTGGCACTACAGTCTATTTTGCTTATCAAGATCCTGTACGTACCATTGTGTTAGGTGAAGATACGTATGATACTACACTTGATAATCAACATAAGTGTATGATATATGGAACAATGGGAGGTGCTTATAAAGGGAAAGATATTACCGTTGATTTTTCAGTAGACAACACATTGACGGATCATCTTTATTTCCCCAATGGTTCTCCTGTAAAACCTATGCCTTCTAATTATTATACTCTTGCCGGTAATAAACTTGCTTATGGCGGTGATTTTAGAGGTGGAGTAGAAGTGCAACTGACAGATGCTTTCTTTGAAGATCCTAAATCTTTAGAGAATACGTATGTCATCCCGCTGCTTATGACGAAAGTGACCGGCGCAGATAGTATTCTGGTTGGTACTCCTTCGGTTGCTGGGGATATTCCTTCTCGTACTAACTCACTGTATTGGAGAATACTTCCTAAAGATTATGTGCTTTATTGTGTGAAATACATCAATAAATACCATGCCTATTATTTGCGCCGTGGTGTAGATTTGATTACAGAAAATGGAGTCACTTCAACAAATATCCGTCATAAGGAAAGTGTAGAAAAAGATGAGGTTTGTGCAACGAAAACTCGTTCTTTAAACTCTGTGATTTTCCCTGTGAGCACTAATCTGTCAAATGGCAGTAGAATTACTTGTGACCTTGTCTTAACTTTCAATGATAAAGGAGAGTGTACGATTAGTTCAGGTACTGCCGGATATCAAGCAAGTGGTACCGGTAAATATCTAGAAAAATCTGAAAAGAAAGCATGGGAAAATAAAGACCGTGACGGCCTCTATTTGGATTATCAGATTGATTTTGGAGCTAAAAAGTATGCGACAAAGGATACACTTGTTTGGCAAACTAGAGGGATTAAAAAAGAATATTCTAGTCCCAAATATAAAGAAGATTAA
- a CDS encoding RagB/SusD family nutrient uptake outer membrane protein, which produces MKLKNIVILMALLPILTACEDMFSPAEENNRGIDQMYTEPTYAQGLLGYAYAMLPYDTKSTTDVATDDAVTNDLGSNYLKMNLGSWAANNNPMTQWQSRRATIQYLNLFLENVDKVEWAKDEKIRTMYRDHLKGEAYALRALNMYYLLMMHGGWTEGGELLGFPISTSSEDSKSDFNVPRDKFQDCLDQIFKDIDEAVALLPLDYVDISDAEIPANYKAIGVTNASDYNRVFGTYMRGRISKRIVEAIRAQVALLASSPAYKEGTTVTAEKAADYAAIVLDHINGVAGLDPTGYTWYMNTDDIKNLGSGAVPAEILWRGNKTIGDADWDMGLQQERDNFPPTLYGKGRINPTQNLVDAFPMANGYPISDLSNSNYSSNDPYAGRDPRLGKYILYNGAKYKDKEIITGTYESGNDDGLNKQSTSTRTGYYLRKLLREDCNASTSSPNAQYHYPVRIRYTEIFLAYAEAANEAWGPTGKGSHAYSAYDVIKAIRARAGVGTNGADPYLEDCKSSKEKMRELIRNERRLELCFENKRFWDLRRWKENLTEKAKGVKIEKTNDVLSYTIIDVEDRDYKDYMYYGPIPYNEVLKWSNLEQNAGWK; this is translated from the coding sequence ATGAAATTAAAAAATATCGTCATACTGATGGCTCTATTGCCTATTTTGACTGCGTGCGAGGACATGTTTTCACCAGCGGAAGAGAATAATAGAGGCATAGATCAAATGTATACTGAGCCGACTTATGCTCAAGGACTTCTAGGGTATGCTTATGCAATGTTGCCCTACGATACAAAGAGTACAACTGACGTTGCTACAGATGATGCGGTTACGAATGATTTGGGTAGTAACTATCTAAAGATGAACCTTGGCTCTTGGGCGGCTAATAATAACCCGATGACCCAATGGCAATCACGTAGAGCTACCATACAGTATCTTAATCTTTTCTTAGAGAATGTTGATAAAGTTGAGTGGGCAAAAGATGAAAAGATACGCACGATGTATCGTGATCACTTGAAAGGTGAGGCATATGCTTTACGCGCTCTTAACATGTATTATTTATTAATGATGCATGGCGGTTGGACTGAAGGTGGCGAACTATTGGGTTTCCCTATTTCAACATCTTCTGAAGATAGTAAATCAGACTTTAATGTTCCGCGAGATAAATTTCAAGACTGCTTGGATCAGATTTTTAAGGATATAGATGAAGCAGTTGCTTTGCTTCCGCTGGATTATGTTGATATTAGTGATGCTGAGATCCCTGCTAATTATAAAGCAATCGGCGTGACAAATGCTAGTGATTATAATCGAGTATTCGGAACATATATGCGTGGACGTATAAGTAAACGCATCGTAGAAGCTATTCGCGCACAAGTGGCTTTGTTGGCTTCTAGTCCGGCATATAAAGAAGGTACTACTGTGACTGCTGAGAAGGCTGCCGATTATGCAGCTATTGTGTTAGATCACATAAATGGTGTTGCAGGATTAGATCCGACCGGATATACATGGTATATGAATACTGATGATATTAAAAATTTAGGTTCTGGTGCTGTCCCTGCTGAAATACTTTGGAGAGGTAATAAAACTATTGGAGATGCAGATTGGGACATGGGATTACAACAAGAAAGAGATAATTTCCCACCTACATTGTATGGAAAAGGACGCATTAACCCTACTCAGAATTTGGTAGATGCTTTTCCTATGGCTAATGGTTATCCTATCTCGGATTTGTCGAATAGCAACTATTCTTCTAATGATCCTTATGCAGGTCGTGATCCTCGTCTAGGTAAGTATATTCTGTATAATGGAGCAAAATATAAAGACAAGGAGATTATTACTGGAACATATGAAAGTGGTAATGATGACGGTCTGAATAAGCAAAGTACATCAACACGTACAGGTTATTATTTGCGCAAATTATTGCGTGAAGATTGTAATGCAAGTACAAGTTCTCCTAATGCTCAATATCATTATCCGGTTCGCATTCGCTATACAGAAATATTCTTAGCCTATGCTGAAGCTGCTAATGAGGCTTGGGGACCCACAGGAAAGGGTAGTCATGCTTATAGTGCTTATGATGTAATCAAAGCTATTCGTGCAAGAGCAGGTGTGGGTACTAATGGTGCTGACCCTTATTTAGAAGATTGCAAATCAAGCAAAGAGAAAATGCGTGAACTGATCCGTAATGAACGTCGTTTGGAACTCTGTTTTGAGAATAAGCGTTTTTGGGATTTACGTCGTTGGAAAGAAAATCTAACCGAAAAGGCAAAAGGTGTGAAAATAGAAAAAACAAATGATGTACTAAGTTATACAATAATAGATGTAGAAGATAGAGACTACAAAGATTACATGTATTACGGTCCGATTCCTTATAACGAGGTTTTGAAATGGAGCAACCTAGAACAGAATGCTGGTTGGAAATAA